CAGTGCCCGAACACATTTTTCTAAGCTTTGGACGTCTTTTGGGTTGACGGTGGTTCGTCTCTGCTCGCCACGTTTCACAATTTCTCATTCTTTGAGTGGGCATGCCACAAGCGGTCAATGCTCTCTGATCATTACTTGTTAGTAATGATGATGCCTGCTGTTTCACTTGCTTCCTAGACTGTATAAAATGAGGAAGCTGTTAGGTGAGCTTATTTCGCTCCTTGTTCATATACCCTGCTTTCTTGCTGCTtcttgtttcttcttcttcttcttggcgATTTCATTTTAAGCGTAAGTAATTTtgatctttcttttcttttccatgTCTTCTTTTCTGGTTATGGCTCCTAAGAAACAGAACCCTAAGAAACTTTATGAGGATCATAAATCTGTTGggaaaagaggaagaaaatttaTCCATGTGCTAGGGAGCAACCTTCTACCTTGACAGTAGAAAGATTGCAGTCAATCTTGATGATCATCCTGATTTATAGAGGATGGATATGCGTCTCCCCTCCTCTTCTTGCAGGATGAACACTGGCCGTTGTGGTTTTTTTggtacttatactcaacatgtTGAGTTAGGACTGTGATTTCCTCGTATGAGCATCATTGTGGACATTCTGAGGGAATTTTTGCTTTGCTCTTCCCAGATTTCTCTCAATTCCTGGGTGGAACTTCTAGCTTTTGTAAAGATTGCCTATGATATGGCCATCAAACTGAATGAAATAACACATCAATTTACTCATGAAATCCAAAAGAAGTAAAAGAACTTACCAAAATTAATAGGAAGACAATATGCAACGTTTTTTATAATGGAAAGTGGAATATAAAGGGCGAAAAAACTGGTATAGGGAGATTAAAGGACAACTCAATTAATGGTTAATGATGATATTTATAAAGTCTGTTGACAAATATAATATAAActcatctattttttttactcCTTGTATTTATGATATTGATATAAGATTTATGATAACAGAGATAATGTAAACTCGTCTATTTCTTTACTCCTAGTATTTCTGATATTAAGATAGTATTTATGATGCAGAGATAATGtaaacttatttattctttttattcatACGATGCAAAGTCAGCCAAAATGCCTCTAAAATACTTTTGTAAATTCTCTAATTCCATTATTATATATGCATATATTTTGGATATCTTTATTAAAGATGTAAAATCATATtatctcatttatatatttcatatcattataattatatacgACACAAgacaacaaaaataataagtaTATCTAATAAATTATATCTAAGTAGATTCTCTTTATAAACTATATTATAAATCGTTAGTTTTCTGAGAGAAATAAATCGTTATTAATGTatcggaatttttttttataaaatagtatatatcatttcattagataaaaaaattcagaaatacaaatacatgaaaaatgaggaataaaaccttacatcCATACAGGCTAACGTCAGTACAAGATCCATTTAAGGAAGAAAAAACACTataaaaagcaataaaaactaTTAAAGGTAGAACTAATACAAAGAAAATAGAAACCATATATTCCTTAAGAGTCGAATCTCATTGACAACCCATGGATATCAATAAAAACCTCACTTTCGTTttccaagaaaaaaaaagagaaatttacacagaaactaaaaaattatttacttCCAAAATAAAAAAGCTTACCTTATCttacttatatataatatacATCAGTTTTGAAAGGGGTACCCCCACTAGCTTTCATACGTAACGATAGCATTCAATTCAAATAGAGAGAACCTGCGCTCAGGCAGAAGAGTATTCTTTCGGCGCCTTGCTCCTTAGTTTGTGGTCaagtactaatttaaataatgtcaAATTAAGAAAAacgttgtttttttatatattttaagaattatgtTTTATGAATTAAAGGTCcaagatatattttttagattttaggatttatgaattgaggtctaaaatttagaaattagagcataaaatcatactttatttgtgatatatagaaaataataacatattgagaattaagttttgtaatatgatttaattgtaattgtaCAATCAGATATGGTTTTTCATGTAAATAGTCCTAAAAAATAGGATAAAAATGTGGGCCTTAGAATGGAAACTGTCTTCGGCCTGCTATGCTTATAGATTTCAGCCCAGATTTTAATCATCAACTTGGTGCTCCGTTTTAGCCCAACCAAATACAAACCTGCAAAATAAGACTATAAATTAATAGATTTCAACAACCTCTAATTTCTAAAACAtcaagaaaaatatttttctattttctttcatagtttcattttcaattttttcttttaatgtcTTTCTATTTTTCACTTTCCGCATTTttcagttttttctttttttcaagtTTCCTATTTCTCTAGTTTTTCCGTTTTcacgctttttttttttttacattttcatgtttttttcttttttcgagCTCTATATTTTTTCCGATTTTTTGCGCTTTTCTTGTCTTTAACATTGTTTTTcgattttcgtgtttttttttatttttcagcattttttggattttttccgtttttcttgtttttccatttttctatttttgcatttttttcattttttcatgttttgttcttttgtttgccttttcatttttccttttaaaacttctgttctattttttttcactaaatgactattatgtccaTTAAACAACATATTATATGGGTAGACTCATTTGTGCCCCAAATCATTAGTGGATTGACACCCCCTACATACTATTTAAAGTCCTATTTAAAGTCCCATAATCATGTAGAATGAGAATATGATCATTATCAAATCTTTAAGGGTAAGTTACATATTAGTCATTATTAATCCAACTACTTACAATTATCTTATATTTATAAAGAATTTCTTAAAATGTCAAGTAGTTGAATAATAAAAATGGTTTTagcatatgttttttttttttaaattgtggCTTATCACGttttcaaacctaaaaagtggtagttttttatttttttcaaactcaaaaaaaaaaactatatacttgacaaaagtctaataaaaatttcaaatttgatTTTAGATGTAATTTCCTCGATCTTTAATAGGAATTGAAAAAACAAGAGCCCACAAAAGGAACATATAAGGCCTTTTAGTTTTGTACTTAAACCAGAAGGGCCCATATGAAAGCAGTCCTACCAAACACTACTTACTTATTTATAGCCATTCATTTCACTGTCCAAGACAATGCTCTTTCAAACCACTTCTTCCAACTTGTAATCCAACAACCCTCCACAATGGGCAGACTACCCCATGGCCTGGGCGCTCCGGCCCCTCCGACCACCAGTTCCATCCTTAAATAGCAATAATTTCCGTCGTGACAACctccataattttgatttatattggtgtatttataatattatttcaatattttaaaatagCCTCCGTAGATTTTTGGTTCTGCTATTGTCCACAATTGTGGTACATAATGACCGTTAACATACAACAACATTTTAACATTTAGAATGATACAATTAGTTGATTGGTCTTTTAACACggttattattttcattattatataaCCATTTGAAATGTACGAATCATCTAACACGATTCTAAAACGATCATCCAACACGTTTTTAAAACGACCAAGACATGACAAACCATTTTAACAATGTAATTATAAATAGGGATGTAAGTGGGCTAGAGATTCTCCGTCCCTGTACCCGCCCCAACGGGAACGGGAAATCACCGATAAGAATCCCCATGTGACAGGGATGAGGATAATTTGATCCCCCGTAACAGGGATGGGGAATGGTATCCCCACCCTATGGGAATCCCCGATCACGCCCCGTTAATCCCTGATGGGGAATCCCCGACGGATCCTCAATTATTCctcattataattaaaattatattttaaatattataatttataacataaaacttaaattaaattataattaaaattatactttaaatattaggcaaatgatatatacaaccCTAAGGGTTGTATATAAGCATTAATTATCAATGTGTTTTcttatattttcaataaaaaaggagaattttaattctaaaataaaCATTTGTATTGGAAATATAACAATATATTATGACAAATGTATTTAAGTATTTAAACATTCAagtatcaataaattttatgcaTTGGAAACAAAATTAACACTAATATTaagaatttttagatttttatttaCAGCCCTTAGGGCTGTAAATATCGCAACCCTAAATATTATACTCCCTTCATTCCtttttataagtcattctaggttgTTTCACACatattaagaaatataattaatgtggagtgaaattaatgattttatattgtttaactaaaaaaaatttctcacTTATGTTACTATTGGGGAATAaatattggaatattaaaaaatacatgGACcaagataaaaaatttaatgctTGGACcggaaaactaaactaaaggTTCTTGAAAAACTAGAAAgacttatattttggaaaaaaaaactcaaatgcTAGAATGACTTGTAAAAAGGAATGTAGGGAATAATTTATAACAtaaaacttaaattaaatagacTTATTTCTTAGAAGTTTTAGtatatactaatttttttttaaaatataaattgtgATTCCCCACAGAAACGGGGATGTGAAATAGGGAAAAGGTGTTTTTAAACGGGAATTGGGATCCCGCGGGGACGGTGATTCCCAACGGCATGAGGATAGGAGATAAATCTGTCCCTGTCTGTCTCGCACAGATGGAGACGGAAAATCCCCGACTAGTCGGGAATggggatgggaaatgcattcccaTCCCCGCCCCGTTTGCACCCCTAATTATAAATGCAGAAATAGAATGGTGAAATTTAGTAGCAGTGGCAAATAAAGGGgagaattttcattttcattttgattaAAAACCCAGCATAAAACATTGTAGTAATTAATACTAATCTCACTTACAAGAAATTACCTAAATTAAATGCAGGGCCCTCACCCATTTAAACATATCATTTTAGGAACAATTTACTTTACAATGGGACAATAACAgctcattcaattttttttaaaaaaacaccTATCCATCATcccattttttgctttcaattctCTTTTTTATCTACCTGTAACATGTTTTTCTCTTCTGCATCAGCTAATCTCCCTTCCCTTCAAACACCAAACTGGGGGAAATTGCGGGCCGACGACCACGAGAAAATTGGAGCACAAACTTAGCTCCTTCGATGTCCGAGACTTGCATCAAAACTTCAACACTATGATTTTCAAGCTACGCTTCCATGATCCGAGGTATCTTCATAGTAATAAGGTGTCAATTTCCCGTCCTTTTTCCCGGTGGCAGCAGCTGCCAATGCGGGGTTCTCTCCCCCGACTTCTTGCAGCATTTTCACCACCCTTCTCATCGAGGGACGGTTGATGGGGAGGGGACTGGTACACAGAATAGCAATGTTGAGGACTTTGCAGATTTCTTCCTTGAAACAAGAATCCAGATTTGAATCAATGACATGATCCACTCCTTTCTGATCTAGTGTTGTGCATACCCATTTCACTAAGTCCTTCTCCCCGAACTCTGGATCGACTGGTCGTCTTCTTGTGATTAGCTCGAGAATAACCACGCCGAAGCTGTAGATGTCGCTCTTTTCGTTCACTCGGAGTGTGTATGCATATTCTGCAACAAGTTCacacaaaaataaaatcaattttaattcagTAATCTAGTCTGGAATTAATTTGCAGGAAAAAGGAATCCACATTCAAATCTCAAAAGTTATTCTATGAATTGGCAAAGAAAGACTTTAAAATGTGCAGATTTAAAAACATATGTTAGGAAAAAACACTCATTAAGTAGGTCCAAGATACTACTTTTGAATCAGAATTTGAGGAAAAGTATGCAACTTTTCCACATAATCACTAAGAATTGGAATTGAACTTCCCTACAATAGGGTTGCCAAACCGGTTATCGTGTCCTAAACGTGTTCTGTACTAATCATGTTATGTGATGTATATAGGTCCAAAATGCTACTTTCGAATAAGAATTCGACGAAAAGTATGCAAGCTTAACACATAATCACCAAGAATTagatataaaaatgaaaatgaaacttCTTTACAATAGGGGTGCCAAATGGGTTATCGTGTTGTGTCCTAATCGCGGGAATTCAACGAAAAGTAAGCAACTTGAACACATAATCACTAAGCATGGTACACAGGCAAATAGATCTAAATGATTCAAATAGAACTAGGAAAAGGATAGTGTTACTAACCAGGTGCAATGTAACCACAAGATCCTGCAATCACAGACATGGACTTAGGTTTTCCGGTGGAATCAACAGCCTTCGCCAGACCAAAATCAGCAACCCGAGCACCGAAATCTCCATCCAACAAGATATTGTTGGACTTAACATCTCTATGAACAATTGCAGGAACACAATCATGATGCAAATAAGAAAGTCCTTCAGCTGAATCTAGGAGGATCTTATACCTAGTTGCCCATTCAAGCAACCCTCCTTTGCTACTATGTAAAAGATCCCCCAAACTTCCATTAGGCATATATTCATACACCAGAAGTTTACAATCTCTGGTTGTGCAGCAGCACCAGAGTTTAACAATGTTCTTGTGCCGAATCTTCCCTAATGTATCGACCTCCGCCTCAAAACCATCGTTCCTAGCCTCCCGAACCTGGCCTTTTTCGACATCATTTTCGTCTATTTCCTTCTTGGCTCCTCCTCCCCAGAGCTTCTTAACTGCAACTGCATCTCCGTTCGCAAAGACAACCTTGTACACTTTCCCTGATGCTCCGCTTCCTATCACATTATCCTCGTCGAGAGACGCCAGGATCTCGTATTCGTTGAAACCCAGTTTGTGAAACGACATCAATGTCCATTTCGATTTGTCTATTGCTTTTGCAGCCTGGAAATTTCTGTACTTGAAATAGAACCAAACCAGACCTATAACGAGCACCAAAGCCGCGAGGATGAACAGGGACTTGAGCAGCCAAGCATAACCTTGGCCTCTACCTTGGCTACTTCCATTGCACAAACCTTCAATGTTTCCACATAAACCAGGGTTTCCAAGGAAGCTACTTTTATACATTTCCTTGGAAAATATTGGGGGAATTTCCCCAGATAGTCTATTATTAGACAAATTGAGCTCATTCAACTTCAAATTCTGCAAACTCAATGGGATTTTACCCGAAAATCGATTGCTCGACAAATCGAGATAATTCAGCACAGGTAATCTTCCAATTCCCTCAGGGATGTTGCCTGAAAACTCATTGTTGGCTAAGTTAAGCTCATTCATTTTCTTCCATGAATCAATCCGGCTCGGTAGCTCGCCGGAGAGGAAATTACCATTGAGATCTAGACTCCCTAACTGCTTCAGATTCACTATACTCACCGGCAATGACCCACTAAACTGGTTTTTACTTGCAGAAAAAGAGCCAAGATTTGGTAACCATCCAATCTCCTCCGGTATACTTCCGGTGAAGTTATTGTTGTCCAAAATTAATTGAGACAAGTTTCCTGCACTAGCTATGGTTTTAGCAATCTGGCCGGAAAATGAGTTGTTAACGAGCTCAACGAGATATACATGAGGAAGACCCCAGAATCCAGATGGAACTTCGCCGGAAAACTTGTTAAATCCCAATCGTACTCGAGTTAAGCTCCGGCATTCACTTAAGCTTTCTGGAATTGAACCCGAAAACGAATTATGAATCATTAGCAACTCCTCTAGGTTGCTCTTTGAACATAAACTCGAAGGGATTCCGCCGGTGAATTCGTTGTTCGAAACGTCGAGCCATCTCAGCGGCGAGTTTTCCCCTAACTTTTTGGGTAACTCGCCACCGAGTCTATTTTGAAATAGCCTGAGTTCGTATAAGCGCGACGAATTCGTTATGGATTCCGGCAAGGCTCCTTCAAATTGATTCTCATATAGATTCAAACTCTCCAGCTGCAAACCGCATAACTCATCTGGAATTCTCCCAGTCAACTTGTTCATTGACGCATCCAGCAACCTCAATGCCGACATTTTCCCCATCCCGGGTGGCAACACACCGGATAACGAGTTGTTATAGAGCTCGATTTGAAACACGCTAGTTAACTCAGTGAGTGAACTCGGTATACTCCCAATTAAATTATTCAGAGCAAGGTCCAAATCCTTGAGTTTCTTCAGACGACCAAGCGAGTCAGGAATTTCACCGACAAGATTACACTCAGTGAGCCACAAAATCTCCAAGTTAGTCAAATTCCCAAATTCCGGCGGAATCCGACTCGGAGAAAACGGATTGTAAGATAAATTAAGCATCTTTAAAGTACTAATATTCCCCAAAAACGGAGGTATCACCCCATCAAACAGATTATAAACAAGGGAAATAACTTCAAGCTTTTTAAACCGACCAAAAGAGTCAGGAATATCACCGGAGAAATTATTACCAGTGAGGTCAAGATAAGTAAGATTAGGAAGGTCAGCCAAAGAATGAGGCAGAGCACCGGTGAGATAATTCTGAGACAGATCAAGATGTTGCAAAGAGCTGCAAGCAGAAATGTCAGGAGGAAGTTCATCATTAATGGAGTTGTT
The sequence above is drawn from the Euphorbia lathyris chromosome 6, ddEupLath1.1, whole genome shotgun sequence genome and encodes:
- the LOC136232405 gene encoding receptor-like protein kinase HSL1, coding for MFFFFLFFLSFLFFPPSFSLNQEGLYLHQVKLSLSDPDSSLSSWSDRDETPCSWFGVNCDSSTHSVTSIDLSNANVAGPFPSLLCRLQNLTFVSLFNNSINDELPPDISACSSLQHLDLSQNYLTGALPHSLADLPNLTYLDLTGNNFSGDIPDSFGRFKKLEVISLVYNLFDGVIPPFLGNISTLKMLNLSYNPFSPSRIPPEFGNLTNLEILWLTECNLVGEIPDSLGRLKKLKDLDLALNNLIGSIPSSLTELTSVFQIELYNNSLSGVLPPGMGKMSALRLLDASMNKLTGRIPDELCGLQLESLNLYENQFEGALPESITNSSRLYELRLFQNRLGGELPKKLGENSPLRWLDVSNNEFTGGIPSSLCSKSNLEELLMIHNSFSGSIPESLSECRSLTRVRLGFNKFSGEVPSGFWGLPHVYLVELVNNSFSGQIAKTIASAGNLSQLILDNNNFTGSIPEEIGWLPNLGSFSASKNQFSGSLPVSIVNLKQLGSLDLNGNFLSGELPSRIDSWKKMNELNLANNEFSGNIPEGIGRLPVLNYLDLSSNRFSGKIPLSLQNLKLNELNLSNNRLSGEIPPIFSKEMYKSSFLGNPGLCGNIEGLCNGSSQGRGQGYAWLLKSLFILAALVLVIGLVWFYFKYRNFQAAKAIDKSKWTLMSFHKLGFNEYEILASLDEDNVIGSGASGKVYKVVFANGDAVAVKKLWGGGAKKEIDENDVEKGQVREARNDGFEAEVDTLGKIRHKNIVKLWCCCTTRDCKLLVYEYMPNGSLGDLLHSSKGGLLEWATRYKILLDSAEGLSYLHHDCVPAIVHRDVKSNNILLDGDFGARVADFGLAKAVDSTGKPKSMSVIAGSCGYIAPEYAYTLRVNEKSDIYSFGVVILELITRRRPVDPEFGEKDLVKWVCTTLDQKGVDHVIDSNLDSCFKEEICKVLNIAILCTSPLPINRPSMRRVVKMLQEVGGENPALAAAATGKKDGKLTPYYYEDTSDHGSVA